Proteins from a single region of Erythrobacter sp.:
- the hemC gene encoding hydroxymethylbilane synthase — protein sequence MTEATTTPPRLRLGTRNSPLAMAQAVETRARLCAAHGWAEDEVELVPVLASGDKVLDRPLSEIGGKALWTKELDQWLGEGRIDIAVHSAKDVETIRPREFHFPAFLPRADRRDSLVGAASIAAIPQGAVVGTSAPRRAAQLLNLRPDCKVVTFRGNVATRLKKLAEGEADVTFLAAAGLERLGQAEVASPLGSDEWIPAAAQGVIAIECRADDAQTSALLSAIDHAPTRAELESERALLAALGGTCHSPVAVLCELGGGTLAMRAALFSPDGAERIEGTASFAPGDHAAVKALAADLLERATPAIAQHFNGA from the coding sequence ATGACTGAAGCAACGACAACGCCGCCGCGCCTGCGCCTCGGCACCCGCAATTCCCCGCTGGCCATGGCGCAGGCGGTTGAAACCCGCGCAAGACTGTGTGCGGCGCATGGTTGGGCCGAGGACGAGGTCGAACTCGTCCCCGTCCTCGCCAGCGGCGACAAGGTGCTCGATCGCCCCTTGTCCGAAATCGGCGGCAAGGCGCTGTGGACCAAGGAGCTCGACCAGTGGCTGGGCGAGGGGCGGATCGACATCGCGGTCCATTCGGCCAAGGATGTCGAGACCATCCGTCCGCGCGAATTCCATTTCCCGGCCTTCCTGCCGCGCGCGGACCGGCGCGATAGTCTGGTGGGCGCGGCGAGCATTGCGGCGATCCCTCAAGGCGCGGTTGTCGGCACCAGCGCCCCCCGGCGGGCAGCGCAGCTTCTGAACCTGCGGCCCGATTGCAAGGTCGTCACTTTCCGCGGCAATGTCGCCACGCGGCTGAAGAAGCTGGCCGAGGGCGAGGCGGATGTGACCTTCCTTGCCGCGGCGGGCCTTGAGCGGCTGGGGCAGGCCGAAGTGGCAAGCCCGCTGGGTTCGGACGAATGGATTCCGGCCGCTGCGCAAGGCGTGATCGCGATCGAATGCCGCGCCGATGATGCGCAGACGAGCGCGCTCCTTTCTGCGATCGATCACGCGCCGACCCGCGCCGAGCTGGAGTCCGAACGCGCGCTGCTTGCGGCGCTGGGCGGCACCTGCCATTCGCCGGTCGCGGTGCTGTGCGAGCTTGGCGGCGGCACGCTCGCCATGCGCGCGGCGCTGTTCAGCCCCGATGGCGCCGAGCGGATCGAGGGCACGGCCAGCTTTGCCCCGGGCGATCACGCGGCGGTGAAGGCGCTGGCAGCCGATCTGCTGGAGCGCGCCACCCCCGCCATCGCGCAGCATTTCAACGGGGCATGA
- a CDS encoding uroporphyrinogen-III synthase translates to MSLHLLALRPEPGLAATLEKARAAGLAITPCALSEIRAVAWASPDPAAYDGLLIGSANAILHGGAHLARLRDKPVYAVGEATAAAARAAGFAVAMTGSGGLQGVLDAIAAPCHLLRIAGEEHVPLTPPAGVSFDQVIAYRSVTLPLDPAAALLASGEALVLLHSAATAAHFAAECDRLGLERAAISLAALGPRIAAAAGEGWRAVHTAPRPDEAALLAMAQDVCHNLPSISPHPADRP, encoded by the coding sequence ATGAGCCTGCACCTCCTCGCGCTGAGGCCCGAACCGGGGCTTGCCGCGACGCTGGAGAAGGCCCGCGCTGCCGGGCTTGCGATCACGCCATGCGCTCTCTCGGAGATCCGCGCGGTGGCGTGGGCCTCGCCCGATCCTGCGGCCTATGACGGCCTATTGATCGGCAGCGCCAATGCGATCCTGCACGGCGGCGCACACCTCGCGCGGCTCAGGGACAAGCCCGTCTATGCGGTGGGCGAGGCGACCGCGGCGGCGGCGCGCGCGGCGGGCTTTGCGGTGGCGATGACGGGAAGCGGGGGCCTGCAAGGCGTGCTCGATGCGATTGCCGCGCCGTGCCACCTCTTGCGCATCGCGGGCGAGGAGCACGTGCCGCTGACCCCGCCCGCCGGCGTCAGTTTCGACCAGGTCATCGCCTATCGCAGTGTCACCCTGCCGCTCGATCCGGCGGCGGCGCTGCTGGCCTCGGGCGAGGCGCTGGTGCTGCTCCATTCGGCGGCCACCGCTGCCCATTTCGCTGCCGAATGCGACCGGCTCGGGCTGGAGCGCGCTGCCATCAGCCTTGCCGCACTCGGTCCGCGCATCGCCGCTGCCGCTGGCGAAGGCTGGCGCGCTGTCCACACCGCCCCGCGCCCCGATGAGGCTGCCCTGTTGGCAATGGCGCAGGATGTGTGCCACAACCTTCCTTCCATTTCCCCGCATCCGGCGGACAGGCCATAA
- a CDS encoding NAD(P)H-dependent glycerol-3-phosphate dehydrogenase translates to MTQLPTIGVIGAGAWGTALAQMLASDGRDVVLWAYEADVAAAINADHRNPLYLPSATLAPTIRATTDLADLAGLGIVLVVTPAQVLGKVLAGLTVPPRDLVLCSKGIEAGTGRMMFDVAADAAPGSEIAVLSGPTFAHEVAAGLPTAVTLACHGGAAQWERLAPALARPAFRPYYSDDVIGAEIGGAVKNVLAIACGVVDGLGLGQNARAALITRGFAEMARFGAAYGASFDTIAGLCGLGDLVLTCSSTSSRNFALGKALGEGMSASQALADKRTVAEGAHTAPVLAGLAREKGIDMPITMAVADLLAGTPAREVVQALLARPLKAEQDGSR, encoded by the coding sequence ATGACCCAGCTCCCAACCATCGGCGTCATTGGCGCAGGCGCATGGGGCACGGCGCTCGCGCAGATGCTGGCGAGTGACGGGCGCGATGTGGTGCTGTGGGCTTACGAGGCCGACGTGGCCGCCGCGATCAATGCCGATCACCGCAATCCGCTCTATCTCCCCTCGGCCACCCTCGCCCCGACGATCCGCGCCACCACAGACCTTGCCGATCTGGCGGGACTGGGCATCGTGCTGGTGGTCACGCCTGCCCAGGTGCTGGGCAAGGTGCTGGCGGGCCTCACCGTGCCGCCGCGCGATCTGGTGCTGTGCTCCAAGGGGATCGAGGCCGGCACCGGGCGCATGATGTTCGATGTCGCCGCCGATGCCGCGCCGGGCAGCGAAATCGCGGTCCTCTCCGGGCCTACGTTTGCGCATGAAGTCGCCGCCGGCCTGCCGACCGCCGTGACCCTCGCCTGCCATGGCGGCGCAGCACAGTGGGAGCGGCTCGCCCCCGCCCTCGCCCGACCCGCCTTCCGGCCCTATTATTCGGACGATGTGATCGGCGCGGAAATCGGCGGGGCGGTGAAGAACGTCCTCGCGATTGCCTGCGGGGTGGTGGACGGGCTCGGGCTTGGCCAGAATGCGCGCGCGGCGCTGATCACCCGCGGCTTTGCCGAAATGGCGCGCTTCGGCGCGGCCTATGGCGCATCCTTCGATACGATCGCAGGCCTGTGCGGGCTGGGCGATCTGGTGCTGACCTGCTCCTCCACCTCCAGCCGCAACTTCGCCCTCGGCAAGGCGCTGGGCGAAGGGATGAGCGCGAGCCAAGCGCTGGCCGACAAACGCACCGTGGCCGAAGGCGCGCATACCGCGCCGGTGCTGGCGGGCCTTGCACGCGAGAAAGGCATCGACATGCCAATCACCATGGCGGTGGCCGATCTGCTTGCCGGAACGCCCGCCCGCGAGGTG
- the tsaD gene encoding tRNA (adenosine(37)-N6)-threonylcarbamoyltransferase complex transferase subunit TsaD, which produces MGWPTHTSDAPLVLGIESSCDETAVALVRGDGTIVAQAIASQEAEHAPYGGVVPEIAARAHAERLAPMLEKVMGDAGMGLDDVDAIAATAGPGLIGGVMVGLVSAKALAMAADKPLLAVNHLEGHALSPRLADQELAFPYLLLLVSGGHCQILAVEGVGQYRRLATTIDDALGEAFDKTAKLLGLGYPGGPAVERLALEGNPRAVPLPRPLKGSAEPHFSFAGLKSAVLRAVESGAHTPQDIAASFQQAAVECLIDRLERALDTAGPFPALVVAGGVAANKTVRAALETLAAKHAMRFTAPPLALCTDNAAMIAWAGCERLAAEGADFTGDPLDFMARPRWPLDPEAEAVRGAGYKA; this is translated from the coding sequence ATGGGATGGCCAACGCACACATCTGACGCGCCGCTGGTTCTCGGTATCGAATCAAGCTGCGATGAAACCGCGGTCGCGCTGGTGCGCGGCGACGGGACGATCGTGGCGCAGGCCATCGCCAGCCAGGAGGCCGAACACGCGCCCTATGGCGGCGTGGTGCCCGAAATCGCCGCCCGCGCCCATGCCGAAAGGCTCGCCCCGATGCTCGAAAAGGTGATGGGCGATGCGGGAATGGGCCTTGATGATGTCGACGCGATTGCCGCCACCGCCGGCCCCGGGCTGATCGGGGGCGTGATGGTCGGCCTCGTCAGCGCCAAGGCGCTGGCGATGGCGGCGGATAAGCCGCTGCTGGCGGTCAACCACCTCGAAGGCCATGCCCTCTCGCCGCGCCTTGCCGATCAGGAACTCGCCTTCCCCTACCTCCTGCTGCTCGTTTCGGGCGGGCATTGCCAGATCCTCGCGGTCGAGGGCGTGGGGCAATATCGCCGCCTTGCCACCACCATCGACGATGCGCTGGGCGAGGCTTTCGACAAGACCGCCAAGCTGCTCGGCCTCGGCTACCCCGGCGGGCCTGCGGTGGAGCGCCTCGCGCTGGAGGGTAATCCCAGGGCCGTGCCCCTGCCCCGTCCGCTCAAGGGTTCGGCGGAACCGCATTTCTCCTTCGCGGGCCTCAAAAGCGCGGTGCTGCGCGCGGTGGAAAGCGGTGCGCACACGCCGCAAGATATCGCCGCGAGCTTCCAGCAGGCCGCCGTGGAGTGCCTGATCGACCGGCTCGAACGCGCGCTCGACACCGCTGGCCCCTTCCCCGCGCTGGTCGTGGCTGGTGGGGTTGCCGCCAACAAGACCGTGCGCGCCGCGCTTGAAACTCTCGCCGCAAAACACGCGATGCGCTTCACCGCCCCGCCGCTCGCCCTGTGCACCGATAATGCCGCAATGATCGCCTGGGCGGGGTGCGAGCGGCTGGCGGCGGAAGGCGCGGATTTCACCGGCGATCCGCTCGACTTCATGGCCCGCCCGCGCTGGCCGCTCGATCCTGAGGCCGAGGCCGTGCGCGGGGCAGGATATAAGGCATGA